From a region of the Neisseria subflava genome:
- the rplT gene encoding 50S ribosomal protein L20: MPRVKRGVTARARHQKVFALAKGYRGRRKNVYRVAKQAVMKAGQYAYRDRRQRKRQFRQLWIVRINAGARENGLSYSKFMNGLKRAAIEIDRKVLADLAVFDKAAFAQLVEKAKAALAA; this comes from the coding sequence ATGCCACGCGTAAAACGCGGTGTTACCGCTCGTGCTCGTCACCAAAAAGTCTTCGCGTTAGCCAAAGGCTACCGCGGTCGTCGTAAAAACGTTTACCGTGTTGCCAAACAAGCGGTAATGAAAGCCGGTCAATACGCATACCGTGACCGTCGCCAACGCAAACGTCAATTCCGTCAACTGTGGATCGTTCGTATCAACGCAGGTGCCCGTGAAAATGGTCTGTCTTACAGCAAATTCATGAACGGCCTGAAACGCGCTGCTATCGAAATCGACCGCAAAGTATTGGCTGATTTGGCTGTATTCGACAAAGCTGCATTTGCACAATTGGTTGAAAAAGCTAAAGCTGCTTTGGCTGCTTAA
- the pheS gene encoding phenylalanine--tRNA ligase subunit alpha, whose amino-acid sequence MENVNRIVAEGIAAIEAAQDFNALEQIKARYLGKTGELTGLLKTLGQMSPEERKTIGAHINECKNQFQTAFNAKRDALNEAKLQAQLAAEALDITLPGRAQEHGGLHPVTLTLQRVVELFHGMGFEVADGPEIEDDFHNFQALNIPANHPARAMQDTFYVENGDVLRTHTSPIQIRYMLDKKEPPIRIIAPGRVYRVDSDATHSPMFHQAEGLWVEEGVTFADLKAVFTDFIRRFFERDDLQVRFRPSFFPFTEPSAEIDIMGENGKWLEVGGCGMVHPNVLKNVDIDPEKYTGFAFGIGLDRFAMLRYNVNDLRLFFDNDLNFLKQFK is encoded by the coding sequence ATGGAAAATGTAAACCGTATCGTTGCAGAAGGTATTGCCGCTATTGAAGCCGCGCAAGACTTCAATGCCTTAGAACAAATTAAAGCACGCTATCTTGGTAAAACCGGCGAATTGACCGGGCTTTTGAAAACTTTGGGTCAAATGTCTCCTGAAGAGCGTAAAACCATAGGTGCGCACATCAACGAATGCAAAAATCAGTTTCAGACGGCCTTTAATGCCAAACGCGATGCCCTGAATGAAGCCAAGCTGCAAGCACAATTGGCTGCAGAAGCCTTGGATATTACTTTGCCGGGCCGTGCACAAGAGCATGGTGGTTTGCATCCAGTTACTTTGACTTTGCAACGTGTGGTCGAGCTGTTCCACGGTATGGGTTTTGAAGTAGCGGACGGCCCTGAAATCGAAGACGATTTCCACAATTTCCAAGCCTTGAATATTCCCGCAAATCACCCTGCGCGTGCAATGCAAGATACCTTCTATGTTGAAAACGGCGACGTTTTGCGTACACACACTTCGCCTATTCAAATCCGCTATATGCTCGACAAAAAAGAGCCACCTATCCGCATTATTGCTCCCGGCCGCGTTTACCGCGTGGACAGTGATGCCACTCACTCGCCTATGTTCCATCAGGCCGAAGGTTTGTGGGTAGAAGAGGGTGTGACTTTTGCCGACTTGAAAGCAGTGTTCACTGACTTTATCCGTCGCTTCTTTGAACGCGATGACCTGCAAGTACGTTTCCGTCCGTCTTTCTTCCCGTTCACCGAGCCTTCTGCCGAAATCGACATCATGGGCGAAAACGGCAAATGGTTGGAAGTCGGCGGTTGCGGTATGGTACATCCTAACGTGTTGAAAAACGTCGATATCGACCCTGAAAAATATACCGGTTTCGCTTTCGGTATCGGTCTCGACCGCTTTGCCATGTTGCGCTACAACGTCAATGACTTGCGTTTATTCTTCGATAACGATTTGAACTTTTTGAAGCAGTTTAAATAA
- the hemH gene encoding ferrochelatase, with product MSRFHTEPPLAYTAQNRTAVLLLNLGTPDAPTAAAVKPYLKEFLSDQRVVELPKLLWQPILRGLVLTFRPKKSAHAYEKIWFKEGSPLEVYTHRQAEALAKHLPDVIVRHAMTYGNPSVADVLAELKAQGVGKLLVIPLYPQYAGSSTGAALDKVFQELLLQRNQMSVRTVSRYYDDAAYIQAMKQHIEAYWAQNGRSEKLMLSFHGIPQKHHDDGDPYPDECHHTAKLLAQALGLSEQEYIVSFQSQFGKSQWIKPSTQALFDQLPKQGTTKLDVFCPGFLADCLETMEEIAIMGREQFHAAGGKEYRYIPCLNDSADWIAALAQLSRANLQGWI from the coding sequence ATGTCCCGTTTCCATACCGAACCACCCTTAGCCTACACCGCACAAAACCGTACCGCCGTCCTGCTGCTCAACCTCGGCACGCCTGACGCGCCCACTGCTGCCGCAGTCAAACCTTACTTGAAAGAATTTCTGTCCGATCAACGCGTTGTCGAACTGCCTAAGCTCTTATGGCAACCGATATTGCGTGGCTTAGTATTGACTTTTCGCCCGAAAAAAAGCGCGCATGCCTATGAAAAAATTTGGTTTAAAGAAGGTTCGCCGCTTGAGGTTTACACACACCGCCAAGCAGAAGCCCTGGCCAAACATTTGCCCGATGTCATCGTCCGTCATGCCATGACTTACGGCAATCCAAGCGTTGCTGATGTTTTGGCGGAACTCAAAGCCCAAGGCGTGGGCAAATTGCTGGTCATTCCTCTCTATCCGCAATATGCCGGCTCTTCTACCGGCGCGGCTTTGGACAAAGTGTTTCAAGAGTTATTGCTGCAACGCAACCAAATGAGCGTCCGCACCGTCTCCCGTTATTACGACGATGCCGCCTATATTCAAGCCATGAAGCAGCATATTGAAGCCTATTGGGCTCAAAACGGACGCAGCGAAAAACTGATGTTGAGTTTCCACGGCATTCCGCAAAAGCATCACGACGACGGCGACCCTTATCCTGACGAGTGCCACCATACTGCCAAGCTGTTGGCGCAGGCATTGGGCTTGTCCGAACAAGAATACATCGTTTCTTTCCAAAGCCAGTTTGGTAAATCCCAATGGATCAAGCCCAGCACGCAAGCCCTGTTTGATCAGCTGCCGAAACAAGGCACGACCAAACTCGACGTATTCTGTCCCGGCTTCCTGGCCGACTGCCTCGAAACCATGGAAGAAATCGCCATTATGGGACGCGAACAATTCCACGCTGCCGGCGGTAAAGAATACCGTTACATCCCCTGCCTCAACGATTCCGCCGACTGGATTGCCGCACTTGCACAATTAAGTCGGGCCAATCTGCAAGGCTGGATTTGA
- a CDS encoding disulfide bond formation protein B, which yields MNFFRKTVLFLVVLSIFAACGSFISQYVLGMNPCVLCILQRLCVLGVGLLAIVTAFSSQSSKFARSLSALLIAAPAVYGAGIAAYQIWLQSLPPGTAPSCGAPWTFRLRDWPLFDWFEPIVRGFGNCAEPDYLFGVALPVWSILYFSFVVLLLFWAWLKTRKI from the coding sequence ATGAACTTTTTCCGCAAGACTGTTTTATTTCTAGTCGTCCTCTCCATATTTGCCGCCTGCGGCTCCTTTATTTCCCAATACGTTTTGGGCATGAATCCGTGCGTATTGTGCATCCTGCAACGCTTGTGCGTATTGGGTGTCGGACTGTTGGCCATTGTTACGGCATTCAGTTCTCAATCTTCCAAATTTGCCCGCTCGCTCTCGGCATTATTGATTGCCGCCCCGGCCGTTTACGGCGCCGGTATCGCCGCCTATCAAATTTGGCTGCAAAGCCTGCCGCCCGGCACCGCCCCTTCTTGCGGCGCACCTTGGACCTTCCGCCTGCGCGACTGGCCTTTGTTCGATTGGTTTGAACCCATCGTCCGCGGCTTTGGCAACTGCGCCGAGCCGGACTATCTATTCGGCGTTGCCCTGCCGGTGTGGAGTATTTTGTATTTCAGCTTCGTGGTATTGCTGCTGTTTTGGGCTTGGTTGAAAACCAGAAAAATCTGA
- the pheT gene encoding phenylalanine--tRNA ligase subunit beta, whose amino-acid sequence MQFPYSWLRTQANPDLSADKLEHLLTMAGLEVEEIDTAAPAFSGVVVAEVKSVEKHPDADRLNVTQVDAGTGELVQIVCGAPNVKPGIKVPCSLPGAVLPGNFKIKPTKMRGVPSNGMLCSTNELGLPDDGVDGLYILPEDAPVGTNIREYLDLDDTLFTLKITPNRADCLSVKGIAREVSALTQCAFTPVEIQTASIGSEKKQAVRIDAPADCGRFISRVIENVNAKAPTPDWMKQRLERSGIRSISALVDIGNYVMLEIGQPMHVFDADKLSGSLIVRRAQNGETLACLNEKTVTLADNTLVVADEKGVLSLAGLMGGEASAVSDETQNIVLEAAWFAPEIIAGKSRQYGFGSDSSFRFERGVDYRLQADAIERATELVLQICGGAAGEMVEAQGKLPEAKQVELRLGRLKTVLGVEIPAEQVEIILQHLGLQPEKTAEGFRVTSPSFRFDIEIEADLIEEIGRVYGYENIPDDYTSGRLKMLALPETKRPRFAVYNEMAARGYREVVSYAFVDEQWEQDFAANTNPIRLQNPLAAQYAVMRSTLIGGLVEVLQNNLNRKQNRVRVFEIARVFRKDSADQFVQNERIGGLWYGSVLPEQWGEKTRNVDFYDMKADVESLLKNKEVSFVKTEHPALHPGRAANIVSDGKVVGFVGELHPKWLQKYDLPQAPLVFEIDMDAVLGREKTRYQSVSKFQPARRDLAFVMPEAVTHDDLLNALKAAANKLVQEISVFDVYRGIGVPEGMKSVAVKIILQDMESTLTDEVIEPLVAKMIKAAAEKDAQLRA is encoded by the coding sequence ATGCAATTTCCTTATTCATGGCTGAGAACCCAAGCCAATCCTGATCTTTCTGCCGATAAACTGGAACATCTTTTGACCATGGCCGGTTTGGAAGTGGAAGAAATCGATACTGCTGCCCCTGCTTTCAGTGGCGTGGTTGTTGCCGAAGTAAAATCCGTTGAAAAACACCCTGATGCAGACCGTTTGAACGTTACCCAAGTTGATGCCGGTACGGGCGAGTTGGTTCAGATTGTTTGTGGTGCGCCGAATGTCAAGCCGGGCATTAAAGTGCCGTGTTCGTTGCCAGGTGCCGTTTTGCCGGGCAATTTCAAAATTAAGCCGACTAAAATGCGTGGTGTGCCATCAAACGGTATGCTGTGTTCGACCAATGAACTGGGTTTGCCTGATGACGGTGTAGACGGCCTGTACATTCTGCCTGAAGATGCGCCTGTCGGTACCAATATCCGTGAATACTTGGATTTGGACGATACGCTGTTTACATTGAAAATTACGCCTAACCGCGCTGATTGTTTGAGCGTTAAGGGTATTGCGCGTGAGGTTTCTGCATTGACTCAATGTGCGTTTACGCCTGTTGAAATTCAGACGGCCTCTATCGGCAGCGAGAAAAAACAGGCTGTCCGTATTGATGCACCGGCTGACTGCGGCCGTTTTATCAGCCGCGTTATTGAAAATGTCAATGCGAAAGCGCCTACTCCTGATTGGATGAAACAACGTTTGGAACGCAGCGGTATCCGCAGCATTTCCGCATTGGTGGACATTGGTAACTATGTCATGCTGGAAATCGGTCAGCCTATGCATGTTTTCGATGCTGATAAGCTGTCGGGCAGTTTGATTGTCCGCCGTGCTCAAAATGGCGAGACGTTGGCGTGCCTGAACGAGAAGACCGTTACTTTGGCTGACAATACATTGGTGGTCGCTGATGAAAAAGGTGTGTTGAGTTTGGCCGGTCTGATGGGCGGAGAGGCAAGTGCGGTTTCTGATGAGACGCAAAATATTGTATTGGAAGCTGCTTGGTTTGCTCCTGAGATTATTGCCGGTAAATCCCGTCAATACGGTTTTGGTTCGGATTCTTCTTTCCGCTTTGAACGTGGTGTGGATTACCGCTTGCAAGCTGATGCCATTGAGCGTGCTACCGAATTGGTGTTGCAGATTTGCGGTGGTGCAGCCGGTGAAATGGTTGAGGCACAAGGCAAATTGCCTGAAGCAAAACAGGTCGAATTGCGTTTGGGCCGTCTGAAAACGGTATTGGGCGTTGAAATTCCTGCTGAGCAAGTCGAAATTATCTTGCAACACTTGGGTTTGCAGCCTGAGAAAACCGCAGAAGGCTTCCGTGTCACTTCTCCTAGCTTCCGTTTCGACATCGAAATCGAAGCCGATTTGATTGAAGAAATCGGCCGTGTTTACGGTTATGAAAATATCCCTGACGACTATACGTCAGGCCGTCTGAAAATGTTGGCTCTGCCTGAAACTAAACGCCCGCGTTTTGCGGTTTATAACGAAATGGCGGCACGCGGTTACCGTGAAGTGGTCAGCTATGCGTTTGTGGATGAGCAATGGGAGCAAGATTTTGCTGCCAATACCAATCCTATCCGCCTGCAAAATCCGTTGGCGGCACAGTATGCTGTCATGCGTTCTACACTTATCGGCGGTTTGGTGGAAGTTTTGCAAAACAATTTGAACCGTAAGCAAAACCGTGTACGCGTATTTGAAATTGCCCGCGTGTTCCGCAAAGATTCAGCTGATCAATTTGTTCAAAACGAACGTATCGGCGGTTTGTGGTATGGCTCCGTACTGCCTGAGCAATGGGGCGAGAAAACACGCAACGTGGATTTCTACGATATGAAAGCCGATGTTGAGAGCCTTTTGAAAAACAAAGAAGTATCCTTTGTGAAGACTGAACATCCGGCCTTGCATCCTGGACGTGCCGCCAATATTGTTTCAGACGGCAAAGTAGTTGGTTTCGTCGGCGAGTTGCATCCGAAATGGCTGCAAAAATATGATTTGCCACAAGCGCCGCTGGTGTTTGAAATCGATATGGATGCGGTATTGGGCCGTGAGAAAACCCGTTATCAGTCCGTATCCAAATTCCAACCTGCACGCCGAGATTTGGCATTTGTAATGCCTGAGGCTGTAACGCATGATGATTTGTTAAATGCCCTGAAAGCGGCGGCGAACAAGCTGGTTCAAGAAATCAGTGTATTTGACGTTTACCGCGGTATAGGCGTGCCTGAAGGCATGAAGAGCGTTGCCGTCAAAATTATTTTGCAGGATATGGAAAGCACGCTGACAGATGAAGTCATCGAGCCTTTGGTTGCGAAAATGATTAAAGCCGCGGCCGAAAAAGATGCGCAACTTCGTGCTTAA
- a CDS encoding c-type cytochrome: MTALRPILLLLTALSIPTAFAADAALMNKGQKIYETNCAACHGKKGEGRGAMFPPLFQSDYINKKPQVLLQSMTKGINGPIKVNGKSYNGFMPSTAINDADVAAVATYIMNAFNNGGGTITEADVKKSHGKK; the protein is encoded by the coding sequence ATGACTGCACTCCGCCCTATCCTGCTCCTTCTGACCGCACTCAGCATTCCAACCGCTTTTGCCGCTGATGCCGCGCTGATGAACAAAGGACAAAAAATTTACGAAACCAACTGCGCCGCCTGCCACGGTAAAAAAGGCGAAGGCCGAGGTGCCATGTTCCCGCCTTTATTCCAGTCCGACTATATCAATAAAAAACCGCAAGTGCTGTTGCAAAGCATGACCAAAGGCATCAACGGCCCGATTAAAGTAAACGGCAAATCCTACAACGGCTTCATGCCTTCTACCGCCATCAATGATGCCGATGTTGCCGCCGTTGCCACTTACATCATGAACGCCTTCAATAATGGCGGCGGTACGATTACTGAAGCAGATGTCAAAAAATCTCACGGGAAAAAATAA
- the tgt gene encoding tRNA guanosine(34) transglycosylase Tgt produces the protein MLKFTLHKKDGHARRGTLELNHGKIETPVFMPVGTYGSVKAMNPQNLHDIKAQIILGNTYHLWLRPGLEVIEQFGGLHEFIGWNKPILTDSGGFQVFSLSDMRKLTEEGCTFQSPINGDKLFLSPEVSMKIQTVLNSDIVMQLDECTPGEATHSQAQKSLQMSLRWAERSKKAFEDLKNPNALFGIVQGAMYEDLREESLKGLEELDFPGLAIGGLSVGEPKPEMYRMLRAVGPILPEQKPHYLMGVGTPEDLVYGVAHGVDMFDCVMPTRNARNGWLFTRFGDLKIKNAKHKLDKRPIDESCTCYACQNFSRSYLHHLHRVGEILGAQLNTIHNLHFYQVIMAEMREAIEQGKFADWQAQFHENRARGVD, from the coding sequence ATGCTCAAATTTACCTTACACAAAAAAGACGGTCATGCCCGACGCGGCACTTTGGAACTGAACCACGGCAAAATCGAAACGCCTGTATTTATGCCGGTCGGCACTTACGGTTCGGTCAAAGCGATGAACCCGCAAAACCTGCATGACATCAAAGCACAAATCATCTTAGGCAACACTTACCATCTGTGGCTGCGCCCGGGTTTGGAAGTCATCGAACAATTCGGCGGCCTGCACGAATTTATCGGTTGGAACAAGCCGATTTTGACCGACTCGGGCGGTTTCCAAGTATTTTCATTGTCCGATATGCGCAAGCTAACCGAAGAAGGCTGTACATTCCAAAGCCCGATCAACGGCGACAAACTGTTCCTCTCGCCCGAAGTGTCGATGAAAATCCAAACCGTATTGAATTCCGACATCGTGATGCAGCTGGACGAATGCACCCCGGGCGAGGCAACGCACAGCCAAGCGCAAAAATCGCTGCAAATGAGCCTGCGCTGGGCGGAACGAAGCAAAAAGGCTTTTGAAGACCTGAAAAACCCGAATGCGCTGTTTGGCATCGTACAAGGCGCGATGTATGAAGATTTGCGCGAAGAATCGCTGAAAGGCTTGGAAGAGCTCGACTTCCCCGGCTTGGCCATCGGCGGCTTGTCCGTTGGCGAACCCAAGCCCGAAATGTACCGCATGTTGCGCGCTGTCGGCCCTATCCTGCCGGAACAAAAACCTCATTATTTGATGGGTGTCGGCACGCCTGAAGACTTGGTGTACGGCGTGGCTCACGGCGTGGATATGTTCGACTGCGTCATGCCTACCCGCAATGCGCGTAACGGCTGGCTGTTTACCCGTTTTGGCGATTTGAAAATCAAAAACGCCAAACACAAACTCGACAAGCGTCCGATTGATGAAAGCTGCACCTGCTACGCCTGTCAGAATTTCAGCCGCTCCTACCTGCACCATCTGCACCGTGTCGGCGAAATCTTGGGCGCACAGCTCAACACCATCCACAATCTGCACTTCTACCAAGTCATCATGGCAGAAATGCGCGAAGCCATCGAACAAGGCAAATTTGCCGATTGGCAGGCACAATTCCATGAAAACCGTGCCCGCGGTGTGGATTAA
- the infC gene encoding translation initiation factor IF-3 codes for MIAQEREARINGEITAKEVRLISESGDQLGVVSVREALAMAEEQDVDLVEISPTAKPPVCKLMDYGKYKYQQAKKRDEAKKNQKQVQIKEIKFRPGTDEGDYQIKMRNINRFLADGDKVKVTLRFRGREMAHQQLGAQLLERVKEELAEVAQIESFPKMEGRQMVMMIAPKKK; via the coding sequence ATCATCGCTCAAGAACGCGAAGCACGAATCAATGGTGAAATTACCGCCAAAGAAGTGCGATTAATCAGTGAGTCAGGCGATCAGCTTGGTGTCGTTTCAGTTCGTGAAGCTCTGGCTATGGCCGAAGAGCAAGATGTCGATTTGGTAGAAATTTCCCCGACTGCCAAACCGCCCGTATGCAAACTGATGGATTACGGTAAATACAAATACCAACAAGCCAAAAAGCGCGACGAAGCTAAGAAAAACCAAAAGCAGGTACAAATCAAGGAAATTAAATTCCGTCCGGGTACTGATGAAGGCGACTATCAAATCAAGATGCGCAACATCAACCGTTTCCTTGCCGATGGTGACAAAGTCAAAGTGACATTGCGTTTCCGCGGTCGTGAGATGGCCCACCAACAATTGGGCGCCCAACTGCTTGAACGCGTAAAAGAAGAGTTGGCTGAAGTGGCACAAATCGAGTCCTTCCCTAAAATGGAAGGCCGCCAAATGGTGATGATGATTGCGCCTAAGAAAAAATAA
- the thrS gene encoding threonine--tRNA ligase yields the protein MLNITLPDGSVRQYESPVTVAQIAASIGAGLAKATVAGKVNGKLVDACDPITEDAHVQIITPKDKEGVEIIRHSCAHLVGHAVKQLYPDAKMVIGPVIEDGFYYDIATEKPFTPDDVAAIEARMKELIAQDYDVIKVMTPRAETVKIFQDRGEEYKLRLIEDMPEVEAMGMYHHQEYVDMCRGPHVPNTRFLKNFKLTKLAGAYWRGDSNNEMLQRIYGTAWASKDELKAYIQRIEEAEKRDHRKLGKQLDLFHLQDEAPGMVFWHPKGWALWQVIEQHMRKELNAAGYKEVKTPQIMDKTFWEKSGHWENYKDNMFVTSSEKREYAVKPMNCPGHVQIFNNGLRSYRDLPMRLAEFGSCHRNEPSGALHGLMRVRGFVQDDAHIFCTEDQIVDEARAFNELLVRIYKQFGFHDVAVKLSLRPEQRAGSDEVWDKAEQGLRDALTACGVEWEELPGEGAFYGPKIEYHVKDALGRSWQCGTLQLDFVLPERLNAEYVTENNDRARPVMLHRAILGSLERFIGILIENHAGSFPLWLAPVQMVIMNITENQADYCREVAAKLQAAGFRVELDLRNEKIGYKIRDNSQYRFPYQIVVGDKEKQENKVAVRRKAEDLGSLNVDDFIAQLQQEITDALVNH from the coding sequence ATGTTGAACATTACCTTGCCGGACGGTTCGGTCCGCCAATATGAATCACCCGTTACCGTGGCGCAAATCGCAGCGTCTATCGGTGCAGGTCTGGCAAAGGCAACGGTAGCGGGCAAGGTTAACGGTAAATTGGTGGATGCTTGCGATCCGATTACCGAAGATGCTCATGTTCAAATCATTACGCCAAAAGACAAAGAAGGCGTGGAAATTATCCGCCACTCCTGCGCGCACTTGGTCGGTCATGCGGTCAAGCAACTCTACCCAGATGCCAAAATGGTTATCGGCCCAGTGATTGAAGACGGGTTCTATTACGATATCGCAACTGAAAAACCATTTACGCCTGATGATGTAGCCGCCATCGAAGCGCGCATGAAAGAGTTGATTGCACAAGACTATGACGTCATTAAAGTGATGACGCCTCGTGCAGAAACCGTCAAAATTTTCCAAGATCGCGGCGAAGAGTACAAATTGCGTCTGATTGAAGACATGCCTGAAGTGGAAGCGATGGGTATGTATCATCATCAAGAATACGTCGATATGTGCCGCGGTCCTCACGTTCCCAATACCCGTTTCTTGAAAAACTTCAAGTTGACCAAGCTGGCAGGCGCATACTGGCGCGGCGACAGCAACAATGAAATGTTGCAACGTATTTACGGTACAGCCTGGGCAAGTAAAGACGAATTAAAAGCCTATATCCAACGCATCGAGGAAGCGGAAAAACGCGACCACCGTAAGCTGGGTAAACAATTAGATTTGTTCCACCTGCAAGATGAAGCGCCGGGTATGGTGTTCTGGCATCCTAAAGGCTGGGCCTTGTGGCAAGTGATTGAGCAGCATATGCGCAAAGAGCTGAATGCTGCCGGTTATAAAGAGGTTAAAACGCCTCAGATTATGGATAAGACCTTCTGGGAAAAATCCGGCCACTGGGAAAACTATAAAGACAATATGTTCGTGACTAGTTCAGAAAAACGCGAATACGCAGTTAAACCGATGAACTGTCCGGGTCATGTGCAAATTTTTAATAACGGCTTGCGCTCATATCGCGATTTACCGATGCGTTTGGCCGAGTTCGGTTCTTGCCACCGCAATGAACCAAGCGGTGCATTGCATGGTCTGATGCGTGTTCGCGGTTTTGTGCAAGATGATGCGCATATCTTCTGTACCGAAGATCAAATCGTTGATGAAGCACGTGCATTCAATGAATTGCTGGTTCGCATTTACAAACAATTCGGCTTCCATGATGTTGCTGTGAAGCTGTCCCTCCGCCCTGAACAACGTGCAGGTTCTGACGAAGTCTGGGATAAAGCCGAACAAGGCCTGCGTGATGCATTGACCGCTTGCGGCGTAGAGTGGGAAGAATTGCCTGGCGAAGGTGCATTCTATGGTCCTAAGATTGAGTACCATGTTAAAGATGCCTTGGGTCGTTCTTGGCAGTGCGGTACTCTGCAGTTAGACTTTGTATTGCCAGAGCGTTTGAATGCCGAATATGTAACTGAAAATAACGACCGCGCACGTCCTGTAATGTTGCACCGTGCTATTTTGGGTTCATTGGAGCGCTTCATCGGTATTCTGATCGAAAACCATGCAGGCTCATTCCCATTGTGGCTTGCGCCGGTTCAAATGGTGATTATGAATATCACCGAGAACCAAGCAGATTATTGTCGTGAAGTGGCTGCCAAATTGCAGGCGGCAGGCTTCCGTGTCGAATTGGATTTGCGTAACGAAAAAATCGGTTACAAAATCCGTGACAACAGCCAATACCGTTTCCCTTATCAAATCGTTGTCGGCGATAAAGAGAAACAAGAAAACAAAGTTGCGGTACGCCGCAAAGCAGAAGACTTGGGTTCTTTGAATGTAGATGATTTCATTGCACAATTGCAGCAAGAAATTACTGACGCCCTCGTCAATCATTAA
- a CDS encoding integration host factor subunit alpha yields MTLTKAELADILVDKVSNVTKNDAKEIVELFFEEIRSTLARGEEIKISGFGNFQLRDKPQRPGRNPKTGEEVPITARRVVTFHASQKLKGMVEHYYDKQQ; encoded by the coding sequence ATGACACTAACTAAAGCAGAATTGGCTGATATTTTGGTCGACAAAGTCAGCAACGTCACCAAAAATGATGCCAAAGAAATCGTCGAACTCTTTTTTGAAGAAATCCGCAGCACTTTGGCGCGTGGCGAAGAAATTAAGATTTCCGGTTTCGGCAATTTCCAATTGCGCGACAAACCTCAACGCCCGGGTCGTAACCCTAAAACCGGCGAAGAAGTGCCGATTACCGCACGCCGTGTGGTAACTTTCCATGCCAGCCAAAAACTTAAAGGCATGGTGGAGCATTACTATGACAAACAACAATAA
- a CDS encoding YebC/PmpR family DNA-binding transcriptional regulator, with protein sequence MAGHSKWANIQHKKARQDAKRGKIFTRLIKEITVAARMGGGDPGANPRLRLALEKAAENNMPKDNVQRAIDKGTGNLEGVEYIELRYEGYGIGGAALMVDCLTDNKTRTVADVRHAFTKNGGNLGTDGCVAFNFVHQGYLVFEPGVDEDALMEAALEAGAEDVITNDDGSIEVVTAPNDWAGVKSALEAAGYKSVDGDVTMRAQNETELSGEDAVKMQKLIDALEDLDDVQDVYTSAVLNLE encoded by the coding sequence ATGGCAGGCCATAGTAAGTGGGCAAATATCCAACACAAAAAAGCCCGACAAGATGCCAAACGCGGCAAAATCTTCACCCGTCTGATTAAAGAAATTACCGTTGCTGCCCGTATGGGCGGCGGCGACCCCGGCGCGAACCCGCGCCTGCGCCTGGCTTTGGAAAAAGCCGCTGAAAACAATATGCCTAAAGACAACGTGCAACGTGCCATCGATAAAGGTACGGGCAATCTGGAAGGCGTGGAATACATCGAGTTGCGTTATGAAGGCTACGGCATCGGCGGCGCGGCTTTGATGGTGGACTGCCTGACCGACAACAAAACCCGTACCGTTGCCGATGTGCGCCATGCGTTCACTAAAAACGGCGGTAACTTGGGTACCGACGGTTGCGTAGCGTTCAACTTCGTTCATCAAGGCTATTTGGTGTTTGAACCGGGCGTTGACGAAGATGCGCTGATGGAAGCGGCTTTGGAAGCCGGTGCGGAAGACGTCATCACTAACGACGACGGTTCCATCGAAGTGGTTACCGCGCCAAACGACTGGGCCGGTGTAAAATCGGCTTTGGAGGCGGCAGGTTATAAATCTGTTGACGGCGACGTTACCATGCGCGCCCAAAACGAAACTGAGTTGAGCGGCGAAGATGCGGTTAAGATGCAAAAACTGATTGACGCATTGGAAGATTTGGACGACGTACAAGATGTTTACACTTCTGCCGTGTTGAATTTGGAATAA
- the rpmI gene encoding 50S ribosomal protein L35 — translation MPKMKTKSSAKKRFKVLGNGGVKRGHAFKSHILTKKTTKTKRQLRGTAMVDSRDLASVAKMLPYA, via the coding sequence ATGCCTAAAATGAAAACCAAGTCTAGCGCGAAAAAACGCTTTAAAGTACTGGGTAACGGTGGTGTAAAACGCGGTCATGCGTTCAAAAGTCACATCCTGACCAAAAAAACCACTAAAACTAAACGTCAATTACGCGGCACCGCTATGGTGGATTCACGCGATTTGGCTTCTGTTGCTAAAATGTTGCCCTACGCTTAA